One window of Halorussus sp. MSC15.2 genomic DNA carries:
- a CDS encoding aldehyde dehydrogenase family protein, with the protein MTSNLSIDADWNALYIDGEWTPSGNGETLTVEDPSTREAITEVPAATEADVDAAYEAAAAAQTEWSEQPPARRQAVIQQFLQAVQDHSEEVIDLLAHEVGGSHIMGETSIQIASDHANEAATLPRRMKGEHVDSNIPGKENLVQREAKGVVTVISPWNFPLNLSMRAVAPAIAAGNSVVLKPSANSPITGGLLFAKLFEETDLPDGVLNVVTGRGSDIGDRVASHPESDVVSFTGSTEVGQHVAGLAGENLAVPAMELGGNNAFVVTADADLDRAIDGATFGSFVHQGQVCISINRHIVHEDVYDEYVARLVERAEALPAGSAHDEDTVVGPIIDESQRDEMLGYVADTVDAGATLETGGETVDIDETDDSLVVAPTVLSDVTNDMAAACNEHFGPIAPVIPFSDVDEAVEIANDTPYGLSGAVHSGDLEVAKDIADRMETGNVHINDQPINDEAHVPFSGIGDSGMGTYNSDAFLHEITETKWVSIQHDARDYPF; encoded by the coding sequence ATGACGAGCAATCTCTCGATAGACGCCGATTGGAACGCGCTCTACATCGACGGGGAGTGGACGCCGAGCGGAAACGGCGAGACCCTGACCGTCGAAGACCCCTCGACTCGCGAGGCGATTACGGAGGTTCCCGCCGCGACCGAGGCGGACGTCGATGCCGCGTACGAGGCCGCTGCGGCCGCGCAGACCGAGTGGAGTGAGCAGCCACCGGCGCGGCGACAGGCAGTCATCCAACAGTTTCTGCAAGCAGTTCAGGACCACAGCGAGGAGGTAATCGACCTATTAGCTCACGAAGTCGGCGGGTCGCACATCATGGGTGAAACCTCCATCCAAATTGCCTCCGACCACGCCAACGAGGCGGCGACGCTACCGCGCCGGATGAAAGGAGAACACGTAGACTCCAACATCCCCGGGAAGGAGAACCTCGTCCAACGCGAAGCGAAGGGCGTCGTCACGGTCATCTCGCCGTGGAACTTCCCGCTGAACCTCTCGATGCGCGCCGTCGCCCCGGCCATCGCCGCGGGGAACAGCGTCGTCCTGAAGCCCTCGGCCAACTCTCCGATTACGGGCGGCCTGCTCTTCGCGAAACTCTTCGAGGAGACGGACCTGCCCGACGGAGTGCTGAACGTCGTCACCGGGCGAGGCTCCGACATCGGTGACCGCGTCGCGAGTCACCCCGAGAGCGACGTCGTCTCGTTCACCGGTTCGACAGAGGTCGGGCAACACGTCGCCGGACTCGCCGGTGAGAACCTCGCCGTCCCCGCGATGGAACTCGGCGGGAACAACGCGTTCGTCGTCACCGCCGACGCCGACCTCGACCGGGCTATCGACGGCGCGACGTTCGGGTCGTTCGTCCATCAGGGACAGGTCTGCATCTCCATCAACCGCCATATCGTCCACGAGGACGTCTACGACGAGTACGTCGCCCGTCTGGTCGAGCGTGCGGAGGCACTCCCGGCCGGGAGTGCCCACGACGAGGACACGGTGGTCGGCCCGATTATCGACGAGTCCCAGCGCGACGAGATGCTCGGATACGTGGCTGACACCGTCGATGCGGGTGCCACCCTCGAAACGGGCGGTGAAACCGTCGATATCGACGAGACCGACGACTCGCTGGTCGTCGCGCCGACGGTCCTCTCGGACGTGACCAACGACATGGCGGCCGCGTGTAACGAACACTTCGGCCCGATTGCGCCCGTCATCCCGTTCTCGGACGTCGACGAGGCTGTCGAAATCGCCAACGACACCCCGTACGGTCTCTCCGGGGCGGTCCACTCCGGTGACCTAGAGGTCGCCAAGGACATCGCCGACCGCATGGAGACCGGAAACGTCCACATCAACGACCAACCTATCAACGACGAGGCGCACGTTCCCTTCAGCGGTATCGGTGATTCCGGGATGGGCACCTACAACAGCGACGCCTTCCTGCACGAGATAACCGAGACGAAGTGGGTCTCGATTCAGCACGACGCGCGCGACTACCCGTTCTAA
- a CDS encoding helix-turn-helix domain-containing protein: MREFDFTVVYSEGADHLMDVFIEFPQLYSRTVSCHVTSDTMWRVDEVTGPREALSAYDDQLANLQRCSSLRGMGGCQVDWTYETLTTESTRRLIYSKQSESEGCRSIPYLAAAHLGDGVLCRAEQHGDEYRWQILTDDDAAMSSIYEELSENLRDGLELRFGRLDQSPEWDDRRGTGDDLPYEQREALELAVEYGYYETPREMSLQEIADAEDVPTSTLQYRITRAESWLAKTFLSNETGDVSDGVALNQSPGATSDD; this comes from the coding sequence ATGCGCGAGTTCGATTTTACGGTCGTCTACAGCGAGGGGGCGGACCACTTGATGGACGTCTTCATCGAGTTCCCGCAACTGTACTCGCGAACGGTCTCGTGCCACGTAACTAGCGATACGATGTGGCGAGTAGACGAGGTCACCGGTCCGCGAGAGGCCCTGTCGGCGTACGACGACCAGCTAGCCAATCTCCAACGCTGTTCCAGCCTCCGCGGGATGGGGGGCTGTCAGGTCGATTGGACGTACGAGACCCTGACGACGGAATCGACGCGGCGACTCATCTACTCCAAACAGTCCGAGAGCGAGGGCTGTCGGTCGATTCCGTATCTCGCCGCGGCCCACCTCGGCGACGGAGTGCTGTGCCGGGCGGAACAGCACGGCGACGAGTACAGGTGGCAGATTCTCACGGACGACGACGCGGCGATGAGCAGTATCTACGAGGAACTCAGCGAGAACCTCCGCGACGGACTCGAACTCAGGTTCGGGCGCCTCGACCAGTCCCCCGAGTGGGACGACAGGCGCGGGACCGGCGACGACCTGCCGTACGAGCAGCGGGAGGCGCTCGAACTGGCCGTCGAGTACGGCTACTACGAGACGCCGCGAGAGATGTCGCTACAGGAGATTGCCGACGCGGAGGACGTTCCGACCTCGACGTTACAGTACCGCATCACTCGCGCCGAGTCGTGGCTCGCGAAGACTTTCCTCTCGAACGAGACTGGCGACGTCTCCGATGGCGTCGCGTTGAACCAGTCACCCGGCGCGACGAGTGACGACTGA
- a CDS encoding amidohydrolase family protein, translating into MTDQQDGNGPDVSRRNYLKAGGLTLSSLSFASLGSAAETRAESSSRNDTTERPGQSPDRVLIKNGTIVPVDPDVGVRRNADLFVEDGQIQTIARHVEAPTAEVIDASDSIVLPGFVNAHLHTWEAGVRGIAGNWSFLEYLEKMLGEISGQYRPRDAYLGNLFGAVEQLNAGATTVLDWFHIANSPGHTNRAIDGLEDAGIRAVFTHGPPGDNSAKWWDDSTEPHPADVRRLNRERFPANDGLLTLAMGIRGPDYSTDDVVTHDIELARELGIPASMHIGSLGPGGVSTLDELGLLGDDLNYIHANRLTEEEFELIGDSGGSVSTTPEVEMQMGMGMPALRKTLDAGAIPSVGVDIVSNVSGDMFTQTRMALQVQRALDNQPTVERNEQIETVSLTARRALELATIDGARALGLADDIGSLTPGKRADITLIETDDISTSPVHDPVETVVFQAGLANVDTVLVDGTIVKRNGLLYNETARKHQDRLVRSGRRILREADLL; encoded by the coding sequence ATGACGGACCAGCAAGACGGGAACGGACCCGACGTATCGAGACGGAACTACCTCAAGGCCGGCGGTCTAACGCTGTCGTCGCTGTCGTTCGCGTCGCTCGGTAGTGCTGCCGAGACGCGGGCGGAGTCGTCGTCGCGGAACGACACTACCGAGCGACCCGGTCAGTCGCCCGACCGCGTCCTGATAAAGAACGGGACCATCGTTCCCGTGGACCCGGACGTCGGCGTTCGCCGGAACGCCGACCTGTTCGTCGAGGACGGACAGATACAAACGATAGCCCGACACGTCGAAGCGCCGACCGCCGAGGTCATCGACGCTAGCGATTCCATCGTCCTCCCCGGTTTCGTGAACGCACACCTCCACACGTGGGAAGCGGGGGTTCGCGGTATCGCGGGGAACTGGTCGTTCCTCGAGTATCTGGAGAAGATGCTCGGCGAAATTAGTGGCCAGTACCGGCCCCGAGACGCCTACCTCGGCAACCTCTTCGGTGCGGTCGAACAGCTAAATGCGGGTGCCACGACGGTTCTGGACTGGTTCCACATAGCGAACTCTCCGGGCCACACTAACCGAGCGATAGACGGTCTGGAGGACGCCGGTATCCGTGCGGTGTTCACGCACGGGCCGCCTGGTGACAACAGTGCGAAGTGGTGGGACGACAGTACGGAACCCCACCCGGCCGACGTTCGACGACTGAACCGCGAGCGGTTCCCCGCGAACGACGGACTCCTCACGCTCGCGATGGGTATCCGCGGTCCGGACTACTCGACCGACGACGTGGTTACCCACGACATCGAACTCGCGCGCGAACTCGGGATTCCCGCGTCGATGCACATCGGTTCTCTCGGTCCCGGAGGGGTATCGACTCTCGACGAACTCGGACTTCTCGGCGACGACCTCAACTACATCCACGCGAACCGACTCACCGAGGAGGAGTTCGAACTCATCGGTGACTCCGGCGGCTCGGTATCGACTACTCCCGAGGTCGAGATGCAGATGGGGATGGGGATGCCGGCACTCCGGAAGACGCTGGACGCGGGGGCGATTCCGTCCGTCGGCGTAGACATCGTCTCGAACGTCAGCGGCGACATGTTCACTCAGACTCGGATGGCGCTGCAAGTCCAGCGAGCGCTCGACAACCAACCGACCGTCGAGCGGAACGAGCAGATAGAGACCGTCTCGCTGACCGCGCGACGCGCGCTCGAACTCGCGACCATCGACGGCGCTCGTGCGCTCGGACTAGCCGACGATATCGGGTCGCTGACGCCGGGCAAGCGCGCGGACATCACGCTCATCGAGACCGACGACATCAGCACGTCACCGGTCCACGACCCCGTCGAAACTGTCGTCTTCCAAGCGGGTCTCGCGAACGTCGATACGGTGCTCGTCGACGGCACCATCGTCAAGCGGAACGGACTGTTGTACAACGAGACTGCGCGGAAACATCAGGACCGACTGGTGCGGTCAGGTCGTCGGATTCTCCGAGAGGCCGACCTGCTGTAA
- a CDS encoding PQQ-dependent sugar dehydrogenase, translating into MQRRVYLRSLTATVGAVGATGCLRTAGDEPTTTTEQPRFRTETVTMELEVPWGAAFAPDGDLYLTERPGRVQRVAHENGRKEQIADLTDVVAARGEGGLLGLAIHPGNSDIAYTYQTYEGQNGLTNRVVRHRISDDFVRESVVFDGIPGASIHDGGRIAFGPGGSSGASDGALYVATGDAGESGLAQDRESLAGKVLRLTPDGEPHPDNPFGNAVFTYGHRNPQGLAWREGTLFSTEHGPSSDDEINVLRAGNNYGWPEAMGPTDGGRFTDPIESYTPAIAPGSATFYHGPVEDWRGDFFFGTLAGTHLHRVRIDDNGNVVGQQRLLDGKYGRLRTVFTGPEDHLYVTTSNRDGRGTPAPQDDRVLRIQPV; encoded by the coding sequence ATGCAGCGGCGCGTCTACCTGCGGTCGTTGACGGCGACGGTGGGAGCGGTCGGAGCCACTGGCTGTCTGCGAACCGCCGGGGACGAACCGACCACCACGACCGAACAACCTCGGTTCCGCACCGAGACGGTGACGATGGAACTGGAGGTGCCGTGGGGTGCGGCGTTCGCCCCCGACGGCGACCTCTACCTCACCGAACGCCCCGGTCGCGTCCAGCGGGTCGCCCACGAGAACGGCCGCAAAGAGCAGATTGCCGACCTCACCGACGTGGTCGCGGCGCGCGGTGAGGGCGGGTTGCTCGGTCTCGCAATCCACCCCGGGAACTCCGATATCGCGTACACCTACCAGACCTACGAGGGCCAGAACGGACTGACCAACCGAGTCGTCCGTCACCGAATCTCCGACGATTTCGTCCGCGAGTCGGTCGTCTTCGACGGCATTCCGGGGGCGTCCATCCACGATGGCGGCCGCATCGCCTTCGGGCCGGGCGGTTCTTCGGGCGCGTCCGACGGTGCGCTTTACGTGGCTACCGGCGACGCGGGCGAGAGCGGTCTCGCACAGGACCGCGAGTCGCTCGCCGGGAAGGTACTCAGACTGACGCCCGACGGCGAACCCCACCCCGACAACCCCTTCGGCAACGCCGTGTTCACCTACGGCCACCGAAACCCGCAGGGACTGGCGTGGCGCGAGGGCACGCTCTTCAGCACCGAACACGGTCCCTCGTCCGACGACGAAATCAACGTCCTCCGCGCCGGGAACAACTACGGATGGCCCGAAGCGATGGGTCCGACCGACGGCGGACGGTTCACCGACCCCATCGAGTCCTACACGCCCGCCATCGCGCCCGGAAGCGCGACTTTCTACCACGGCCCGGTCGAGGACTGGCGGGGCGACTTCTTCTTCGGGACCCTCGCCGGGACGCATCTCCACCGAGTACGTATCGACGATAACGGGAACGTCGTCGGACAACAGCGTCTGCTCGACGGGAAGTACGGCCGCCTCCGAACCGTCTTCACCGGCCCGGAGGACCACCTCTACGTCACGACCAGCAACCGGGACGGAAGAGGAACGCCCGCACCGCAGGACGACCGCGTGCTTCGAATTCAGCCCGTTTAA
- a CDS encoding aryl-sulfate sulfotransferase, producing the protein MKRRRRMRYLAWVVFLLVLILGAQGLTAKQGVSATSTAEGPYEGHTLVSVQSYGLDGKLLELNENNEVVWKFDPPNSRVFDAEQLDNGNFLVAVTTKLPPAKCPDEQLEVASEQCIEARVVELDYETKEVVWEYSWYDEKITHHEVHDVDRLENGNTAIVDMGNDRAFVVNESGGITWEWQAENHLSEGTRFHEKYGGPADPGGEADWTHMNDIDKLANGNFQLSVRNFDVVVEVNPETKAIVNVVGEPGNTEILDHQHNPYELRNGTVLVADSGNDRVVELNATTDEVVWQYGGRSLLHWPRDADRLPNGNTLIVDTFNDRVVEVNERGEVVWSYEGVQMPYTADRLSVPEEDHETVPGTELRSRHVGTDSVRSTLKQAEAYAAFVFPPVDEPPRTPDARRDSSRDAPTPPRG; encoded by the coding sequence ATGAAGCGACGACGGCGGATGCGATATCTCGCGTGGGTCGTGTTCCTGCTGGTGCTGATTCTCGGCGCGCAGGGCCTGACCGCGAAACAGGGCGTCTCGGCCACTTCCACCGCCGAGGGTCCCTACGAGGGCCACACACTCGTCAGCGTTCAGAGCTACGGGTTGGACGGGAAACTGCTCGAGCTGAACGAGAACAACGAGGTCGTCTGGAAGTTCGACCCGCCGAACTCGCGGGTATTCGACGCCGAGCAGTTGGACAACGGTAACTTCCTCGTGGCGGTCACGACGAAGCTTCCGCCCGCGAAGTGTCCCGACGAACAGTTAGAAGTCGCCTCCGAACAGTGCATCGAGGCCCGAGTCGTGGAACTCGACTACGAGACCAAGGAAGTCGTCTGGGAGTACTCGTGGTACGACGAGAAGATAACCCACCACGAGGTCCACGACGTGGACCGCCTCGAAAACGGCAACACCGCCATCGTGGACATGGGCAACGACCGGGCGTTCGTCGTGAACGAGTCGGGCGGGATTACGTGGGAGTGGCAGGCGGAGAACCACCTCTCGGAAGGCACCCGGTTCCACGAGAAGTACGGCGGTCCGGCCGACCCCGGCGGGGAGGCGGACTGGACCCACATGAACGACATCGACAAACTGGCGAACGGCAACTTCCAGCTTTCGGTGCGGAACTTCGACGTGGTCGTCGAAGTGAACCCCGAGACCAAAGCCATCGTGAACGTCGTCGGCGAACCGGGCAACACCGAGATTCTCGACCATCAGCACAACCCCTACGAACTGCGGAACGGGACGGTGTTGGTCGCCGACAGCGGCAACGACCGCGTGGTCGAACTCAACGCGACCACAGACGAAGTCGTCTGGCAGTACGGCGGCCGGAGCCTGCTCCACTGGCCGCGGGACGCCGACCGACTCCCGAACGGCAACACCCTCATCGTGGACACGTTCAACGACCGCGTCGTGGAGGTCAACGAGCGCGGGGAGGTCGTCTGGTCGTACGAGGGCGTCCAGATGCCCTACACCGCCGACCGACTCTCCGTCCCCGAGGAGGACCACGAGACGGTCCCCGGGACCGAACTCCGAAGTCGCCACGTCGGTACGGACTCGGTCAGGAGTACGCTAAAGCAGGCCGAGGCCTACGCCGCGTTCGTGTTCCCCCCCGTGGATGAACCTCCCCGAACTCCTGACGCTCGCCGGGATAGTTCTCGGGACGCTCCTACTCCTCCTAGAGGGTAG
- a CDS encoding NAD(P)/FAD-dependent oxidoreductase has protein sequence MVDVAVIGGGPAGLSAALYAAKNDLETVVFDTDESWMHKAHLFNYPAVRSISGDEFLEVTRGQVRDRGATLQEAEVTAVEQTDDGFVVTTAADEYTATYVVLATGGDRSLADGLGCEFTDEDVVDVNVDMETSVEDVYATGAMGRAEKWQAVIAAGDGAAAVLDILSKEKGEYYHDFDMPSDVPEL, from the coding sequence ATGGTAGACGTAGCTGTCATCGGTGGCGGTCCCGCCGGACTGAGCGCTGCACTGTACGCCGCGAAGAACGACCTCGAAACGGTCGTCTTCGACACCGACGAGTCGTGGATGCACAAGGCCCACCTCTTCAACTATCCCGCGGTCCGAAGCATCAGCGGCGACGAGTTCCTCGAAGTCACCCGGGGTCAGGTCCGTGACCGCGGCGCGACGCTTCAGGAAGCCGAAGTGACCGCCGTCGAGCAGACCGACGACGGATTCGTCGTCACCACAGCGGCCGACGAGTACACCGCAACGTACGTCGTCCTCGCGACAGGTGGCGACCGGAGTCTCGCCGACGGACTCGGTTGCGAGTTCACCGACGAGGACGTCGTCGATGTGAACGTGGACATGGAGACGTCAGTCGAAGACGTGTACGCGACCGGTGCCATGGGACGGGCCGAGAAGTGGCAGGCGGTCATCGCGGCCGGTGACGGCGCGGCCGCCGTCCTCGACATCCTCTCGAAGGAGAAGGGCGAGTACTACCACGACTTCGATATGCCGTCCGACGTCCCGGAACTGTAG
- a CDS encoding zinc ribbon domain-containing protein: MGVWGWIVLYVLLFSLVQLLIYRYLRSDEDAPLFRSTPPNRETTPLEEVRELDDRRRNDDPSVVVCPRCGTENDTGYTYCRNCVSPMSAR; the protein is encoded by the coding sequence ATGGGCGTCTGGGGATGGATTGTCCTCTACGTACTCCTCTTCTCGCTCGTCCAGTTGCTAATCTACCGGTATCTCCGGAGTGACGAGGACGCACCGCTGTTCCGCTCGACGCCGCCGAACCGGGAGACGACCCCTCTCGAAGAGGTCCGGGAACTCGACGACCGGCGCCGCAACGACGACCCGTCGGTCGTGGTCTGTCCGCGGTGCGGGACGGAGAACGACACCGGGTACACCTACTGCCGGAACTGCGTCAGTCCCATGTCGGCGCGGTGA
- a CDS encoding TetR/AcrR family transcriptional regulator, with amino-acid sequence MSESEVEVDSKDTREVIMEATFRALSEHGYKDLRVRDIGDEMEMSRQVIHYHFDGKYDLLSSFLEYIIDQYEGSVEVEGETSPRSELDARIDQCLFGPEFDEFSHWDRMKVYHELYAHAQNDEQHRELFNDHYARIQGSIVEVIEKGIADGEFREVNAERMGQLVTDVIHAARERRISLDHEDAPAEARKAIDEFILDSLYPPRNGE; translated from the coding sequence ATGAGCGAATCGGAGGTGGAGGTCGACTCCAAAGACACCCGCGAGGTAATCATGGAGGCGACCTTTCGCGCCCTGAGCGAGCACGGGTACAAGGACTTGCGAGTGCGTGACATCGGCGACGAGATGGAGATGTCCCGTCAGGTAATCCACTATCACTTCGACGGGAAGTACGACCTGCTCTCCTCGTTCCTCGAGTACATCATCGACCAGTACGAGGGGAGTGTCGAGGTAGAGGGAGAGACGAGTCCGCGCTCGGAACTCGACGCGCGAATCGACCAGTGTCTCTTCGGTCCCGAGTTCGACGAGTTCTCACACTGGGACCGAATGAAAGTATACCACGAACTCTACGCGCACGCCCAGAACGACGAGCAACATCGGGAACTCTTCAACGACCACTACGCCCGTATTCAGGGCAGCATCGTCGAGGTCATCGAAAAGGGAATCGCGGACGGCGAGTTCCGCGAGGTGAACGCCGAACGAATGGGACAACTCGTCACCGACGTGATTCACGCGGCCCGGGAACGACGGATTTCGCTCGACCACGAGGACGCCCCGGCGGAGGCCCGGAAAGCCATCGACGAGTTCATCCTCGACTCGCTGTACCCGCCTCGAAACGGCGAGTAA
- the thiL gene encoding thiamine-phosphate kinase has translation MDERAALSFLTDRLSHAGDDAAVVDGQVLTTDMLHETTDFPAGTTRYTAGWRSVGASLSDVAAMGAEATAAVAVYAAPEFDDADLGAFVAGASEVCEAVGAEYVGGDLDESREFTAATTALGRTDDPVLRSGANPGERVCVTGTLGRTGAALELFERGAAEGGDAGRDAVERANDLFRFEPRVEAGRTIASHATAMMDSSDGLARSLHQLAEASDCGFSVRWGALPVDEAVREVAESEAEVRERSVFFGEDFELVFTVPERDLPVVREASPTPVSVVGEVTASGVEMDGETLPDRGYTHGGG, from the coding sequence ATGGACGAGCGGGCCGCACTGTCGTTTCTCACCGACCGACTCTCGCACGCGGGCGACGACGCGGCGGTCGTGGACGGACAGGTGTTGACGACCGACATGCTCCACGAGACGACCGACTTCCCCGCGGGGACGACCAGATACACCGCGGGGTGGCGGTCGGTCGGCGCGTCGCTGTCGGACGTGGCGGCGATGGGGGCCGAGGCAACCGCCGCGGTCGCGGTGTACGCCGCGCCCGAGTTCGACGACGCCGACCTCGGGGCCTTCGTCGCGGGCGCGAGCGAGGTGTGCGAGGCGGTCGGCGCGGAGTACGTCGGCGGCGATTTGGACGAGAGCCGGGAGTTCACGGCGGCGACTACCGCGCTCGGACGGACCGACGACCCCGTGTTGCGCTCGGGCGCGAATCCGGGCGAGCGCGTCTGCGTCACGGGGACCCTCGGGCGGACGGGCGCGGCGCTCGAACTATTCGAGCGCGGCGCGGCCGAAGGCGGTGACGCGGGACGCGACGCCGTCGAGCGCGCGAACGACCTGTTCCGGTTCGAACCGAGAGTCGAGGCGGGCCGGACAATCGCGTCACACGCCACCGCGATGATGGATTCCAGCGACGGTCTCGCGCGGTCGCTCCACCAACTCGCGGAGGCCAGCGACTGCGGGTTCTCGGTCAGGTGGGGCGCGCTCCCAGTTGACGAGGCGGTCCGCGAGGTGGCCGAGAGCGAGGCGGAGGTCCGAGAGCGCTCGGTGTTCTTCGGCGAGGACTTCGAACTCGTCTTTACCGTCCCCGAGCGCGACCTCCCGGTGGTTCGAGAAGCCTCACCGACCCCGGTTTCGGTCGTCGGCGAAGTCACGGCGTCCGGCGTCGAGATGGACGGCGAGACGTTGCCAGACAGAGGGTACACGCACGGCGGAGGATAG
- a CDS encoding NAD+ synthase produces MIDLRFSESELEARREHIVEFVRDTAADAGTEQAVLGLSGGIDSTLTAHLAVEALGEENLHGLVMPGAVSDEENMSDAEWVAQELGIPYDVFEINPIVDVFLDTYPEAEGDQLAVGNARARTRAVLNYLVANHEDALVLGTGNRSEALVGYFTKYGDGAVDCHPIGNLYKQQVRQLAAHVGVPDELVEKPPTAELWADQTDEEEMGIDYDSLDAVLALHIDGPLSVTATAREVEELTEEAVRRVREMYERSQHKRRVPPSPEPLE; encoded by the coding sequence ATGATAGACCTGCGATTCTCGGAATCGGAACTCGAAGCACGCCGAGAGCACATCGTCGAGTTCGTCCGCGACACCGCCGCGGACGCGGGCACCGAGCAGGCGGTCCTCGGACTCTCCGGTGGTATCGACAGCACGCTCACGGCCCACCTCGCGGTCGAAGCCCTCGGCGAGGAGAACCTCCACGGACTGGTCATGCCCGGCGCGGTCAGCGACGAGGAGAACATGAGCGACGCCGAGTGGGTCGCCCAAGAGTTGGGCATCCCCTACGACGTATTCGAGATAAATCCCATCGTAGACGTCTTCCTCGACACCTACCCCGAGGCCGAGGGCGACCAACTCGCGGTCGGTAACGCCCGCGCCCGGACTCGGGCGGTCCTGAACTACCTCGTCGCCAACCACGAGGATGCGCTCGTCCTCGGCACCGGCAACCGGAGCGAGGCGCTGGTCGGCTACTTCACGAAGTACGGCGACGGTGCGGTCGATTGCCATCCAATCGGCAACCTCTACAAGCAGCAGGTCCGCCAGTTGGCCGCCCACGTCGGCGTGCCGGACGAACTGGTCGAGAAGCCGCCGACCGCCGAACTCTGGGCCGACCAGACCGACGAGGAGGAGATGGGAATCGACTACGACAGCCTCGACGCCGTCCTCGCGCTCCACATCGACGGTCCGCTGTCGGTCACGGCGACCGCACGCGAGGTCGAGGAACTGACCGAAGAAGCGGTCCGACGCGTCCGCGAGATGTACGAGCGGAGCCAGCACAAGCGCCGAGTCCCGCCGTCACCGGAACCGCTGGAGTAG
- a CDS encoding pirin family protein, with the protein MNQSDRGGANPSGPLPGGEVRHGTGVHSNRAFPTDDYPYNLDPFVLFERFYIDSDEGFPMHPHRGFEIVSYMLDGGMEHEDSLGVSNTADEGDVMRITTGSGIRHSEFPARGSGCNGLQLWVNLPREAKDADPDYVDADAADLPTEGQDGATVTTVVGNGSPIELHTPMEYLDVSVSDSWSWSIPDEWTGFLYGVSGDGTVDGDAFTTGDVLPMTDARDVELRSEDSLRVVAISGRPHDEPIRQRGPFVL; encoded by the coding sequence ATGAATCAGTCTGACCGAGGAGGAGCGAACCCTTCCGGTCCTCTCCCCGGCGGGGAGGTGCGACATGGGACGGGCGTGCATTCGAATCGTGCGTTTCCGACGGACGACTACCCGTACAACCTCGACCCGTTCGTCCTCTTCGAACGATTCTACATCGACTCCGACGAGGGGTTCCCGATGCACCCCCACCGAGGCTTCGAGATAGTCTCGTACATGCTCGACGGCGGCATGGAACACGAGGACTCGCTCGGCGTCTCTAACACCGCCGACGAGGGCGACGTGATGCGCATCACGACCGGAAGCGGTATCCGACACTCGGAGTTCCCTGCTCGCGGAAGCGGCTGTAACGGATTACAGCTCTGGGTGAATCTTCCGCGCGAAGCGAAGGACGCCGACCCGGACTACGTGGACGCGGACGCCGCCGACCTTCCGACGGAGGGGCAGGACGGCGCGACGGTCACGACAGTCGTCGGTAACGGCTCTCCGATAGAACTCCACACGCCGATGGAGTATCTGGACGTCTCCGTGTCCGACAGTTGGTCTTGGTCGATTCCGGACGAGTGGACGGGGTTCCTCTACGGTGTTTCCGGTGACGGGACGGTAGACGGGGACGCGTTCACTACCGGAGATGTCCTCCCGATGACCGACGCGCGGGACGTCGAACTTCGGAGCGAGGACTCCCTGCGCGTCGTCGCGATTTCCGGTCGGCCCCACGACGAACCGATTCGTCAACGCGGTCCGTTCGTGCTGTAG